The following coding sequences are from one Verrucosispora sp. WMMD573 window:
- a CDS encoding urease accessory UreF family protein: protein MTATTMLLLLADGRFPAGAHAHSAGLEAAVAAGRVTDLDTLGEYLRGRLATAGLVAAAFAAATCRMASGSPGCPVTGGRPAGGRPPRPSAPERVAPGRRAALVRLDAELDARTASPAQRSVSRRQGRALLRAGRRIWPATTFDDLPAGPDGPHQPLVLGLVGAAAGLNPGQVATVAAHATVTGSASAAVRLLGLDPYQVQALLVRLAGACDATAARAARAAEEPPERLPAAAAPLADIHAEAHVTWEVRLFAS, encoded by the coding sequence ATGACCGCCACGACGATGCTGCTGCTCCTCGCCGACGGGCGCTTCCCGGCCGGTGCGCACGCGCATTCGGCCGGGCTGGAGGCGGCTGTCGCCGCCGGCCGGGTGACCGACCTGGACACCCTGGGGGAGTACCTGCGGGGCCGGTTGGCCACCGCAGGACTTGTCGCGGCGGCGTTCGCCGCCGCCACCTGCCGGATGGCCTCGGGATCGCCGGGTTGTCCGGTGACCGGTGGCCGTCCCGCCGGGGGCCGGCCACCACGGCCGTCGGCACCGGAGCGGGTCGCGCCGGGCCGACGGGCGGCGCTCGTGCGCCTCGACGCCGAACTGGACGCCCGGACCGCCTCGCCGGCCCAACGGTCGGTGTCCCGTCGGCAGGGGCGGGCGCTGCTGCGGGCCGGTCGCCGGATCTGGCCGGCGACCACCTTCGACGACCTGCCCGCCGGGCCGGACGGTCCACACCAGCCCCTGGTGCTGGGGCTGGTCGGTGCCGCCGCCGGTCTGAACCCCGGTCAGGTGGCCACCGTCGCCGCCCACGCGACGGTGACCGGCTCGGCCAGTGCCGCCGTACGCCTGCTCGGCCTGGACCCGTACCAGGTGCAGGCCCTGCTGGTGCGGCTCGCCGGCGCCTGCGACGCCACCGCGGCGCGGGCGGCCCGCGCCGCCGAGGAACCACCGGAGCGGCTGCCCGCCGCCGCCGCTCCGCTCGCCGACATCCACGCCGAAGCTCACGTCACCTGGGAGGTGCGTCTCTTTGCGTCCTGA
- the ureG gene encoding urease accessory protein UreG, which translates to MRPEVDHDESVPHTHPEPGVDPHAPLPTAARALRVGIGGPVGSGKTALVAALCRAFADELRLGVVTNDIYTTEDADFLKRAGVLDPTRIRAVETGCCPHTAIRDDIGANLDAVDDLTDALGPLDLVLVESGGDNLTATFSRGLVDRQIFVVDVAGGDKVPRKGGPGVTAADLLVINKTDLAPMVGADLSVMDRDARARRGDLPTVFQSISEDPLATQVAGWIRHELAHHRAASAGADRPAPVVAAPAGQA; encoded by the coding sequence TTGCGTCCTGAAGTCGACCACGACGAGTCCGTTCCCCACACCCACCCCGAGCCGGGGGTCGACCCGCACGCCCCGCTGCCGACTGCCGCGCGGGCACTGCGGGTCGGCATCGGCGGGCCGGTGGGCTCCGGCAAGACCGCCCTGGTCGCGGCGCTGTGCCGGGCGTTCGCCGACGAACTGCGCCTGGGGGTGGTGACGAACGACATCTACACCACCGAGGACGCGGACTTCCTCAAACGCGCCGGGGTGCTCGATCCGACCCGGATCCGCGCGGTGGAGACGGGCTGCTGTCCGCACACCGCCATCCGCGACGACATCGGCGCCAACCTCGACGCCGTCGACGACCTGACCGACGCGCTGGGTCCGCTGGACCTGGTGCTTGTGGAGAGTGGCGGCGACAACCTGACGGCCACGTTCAGCCGGGGCCTGGTCGACCGGCAGATCTTCGTGGTGGACGTGGCCGGCGGGGACAAGGTGCCCCGTAAGGGCGGCCCGGGGGTGACCGCCGCCGACCTGCTGGTCATCAACAAGACCGACCTGGCGCCGATGGTCGGTGCCGACCTGTCCGTGATGGACCGCGACGCCCGTGCCCGCCGCGGCGACCTGCCCACGGTGTTCCAGTCCATCAGCGAGGACCCCCTGGCGACCCAGGTCGCCGGGTGGATCCGTCACGAACTGGCCCACCACCGGGCCGCGTCGGCAGGCGCGGACCGGCCCGCGCCGGTCGTGGCGGCCCCCGCCGGGCAGGCCTGA
- a CDS encoding amino acid ABC transporter permease: MDPLRTLWETFFDWESMREALPEMLTVGLPNTLILAVTAALLGSALGIVLAVAGISRTRWLRWPARVYTDIFRGLPAAATILLIGVGLAPLGLQVWGPNPYPLGILALSLIASAYLGEIFRAGIQSVEATQLEAARALGFSWREAMRRVVIPQGVRRILPAWVNQLIALIKDSSLVYFLGLLASQRELFRIGQDYAANTGNQSALLLAGLCYLVLTVPLTHVVNWIDRRLRHGRPAAGPTDDPDDLDLALPGAAGGNQR, encoded by the coding sequence GTGGATCCGTTGCGCACCCTGTGGGAGACGTTCTTCGACTGGGAGTCGATGCGCGAGGCGCTACCCGAGATGCTCACCGTCGGGTTGCCGAACACGCTGATCCTGGCGGTCACCGCCGCCCTGCTCGGCTCGGCGCTGGGCATCGTGCTGGCGGTGGCGGGCATCTCGCGTACCCGTTGGCTGCGGTGGCCGGCGCGGGTGTACACCGACATTTTCCGGGGCCTACCGGCGGCGGCGACGATCCTGCTGATCGGGGTCGGGCTGGCCCCGCTGGGGTTGCAGGTGTGGGGGCCGAATCCGTACCCGCTGGGCATCCTGGCGCTGTCGCTGATCGCCTCGGCGTACCTCGGGGAGATCTTCCGCGCGGGCATCCAGTCGGTGGAGGCCACCCAGTTGGAGGCGGCCCGCGCGCTGGGTTTCTCCTGGCGGGAGGCGATGCGGCGGGTGGTCATCCCGCAGGGCGTCCGACGGATCCTGCCGGCCTGGGTGAACCAGCTCATCGCGCTGATCAAGGACTCCAGCCTGGTCTACTTCCTCGGCCTGCTGGCCAGCCAGCGCGAGCTGTTCCGCATCGGTCAGGACTACGCCGCGAACACCGGCAACCAGTCGGCGCTGCTGCTGGCCGGGCTGTGCTACCTCGTGCTGACCGTGCCGCTGACGCACGTCGTCAACTGGATCGACCGGCGGCTGCGACACGGCCGGCCGGCGGCCGGGCCGACCGACGACCCCGACGACCTGGACCTGGCGCTGCCCGGCGCCGCCGGAGGCAACCAACGATGA
- a CDS encoding amino acid ABC transporter ATP-binding protein, whose translation MNTSVSLSLRDVHLAFGNHRVLRGVDLDVARGGTACVIGPSGSGKSTLLRTVNRLLEPDRGDVLLDGRSVLRDDPDALRQRIGMVFQQFNLFPHMSVLRNVTLPLRRIRRLGEDEAVTRARAELDRVGLAAKADARPAQLSGGQQQRVAIARALAMRPQVMLFDEATSALDPELVKGVLALMAELSAQGMTMVVVTHEMGFARQVADTVAFMDAGMVLEAGEPAAVFESPQHPRLRRFLSQVL comes from the coding sequence ATGAACACCTCGGTCAGTCTCAGCCTGCGCGACGTGCACCTGGCCTTCGGCAACCATCGGGTGCTACGCGGGGTGGACCTGGACGTGGCGCGCGGCGGCACCGCCTGCGTGATCGGCCCGTCCGGGTCGGGAAAGTCCACCCTGCTGCGCACCGTCAACCGGCTCCTCGAACCGGACCGGGGCGACGTGCTGCTGGACGGCCGCAGCGTGCTGCGCGACGACCCGGACGCGCTGCGGCAGCGGATCGGCATGGTGTTCCAGCAGTTCAACCTCTTCCCGCACATGAGCGTGCTACGCAACGTCACCCTGCCGCTGCGCCGTATCCGCCGGCTCGGCGAGGACGAGGCGGTCACCCGGGCCCGGGCCGAACTCGACCGGGTCGGCCTGGCCGCGAAGGCCGACGCCCGGCCGGCGCAGTTGTCCGGCGGGCAGCAGCAGCGGGTGGCCATCGCCCGGGCACTCGCCATGCGGCCGCAGGTGATGCTCTTCGACGAGGCCACCTCGGCGCTCGACCCGGAACTGGTCAAGGGGGTGCTGGCGCTGATGGCGGAGCTGTCCGCCCAGGGCATGACCATGGTGGTGGTGACCCACGAGATGGGCTTCGCCCGCCAGGTCGCCGACACCGTCGCCTTCATGGACGCCGGGATGGTGCTGGAGGCCGGCGAGCCGGCCGCCGTCTTCGAGTCGCCCCAGCACCCACGACTACGCCGCTTCCTGTCCCAGGTGCTGTGA
- a CDS encoding urease subunit beta yields the protein MIPGEILPADGPVEINAGRPVTTLLVVNTGDRPVQVGSHYHFAEANPALDFDRDAAWGQRLAVPAGTSVRFEPGVSRRVDLVPLGGARIVPGLRGECAGALDEGRTA from the coding sequence GTGATCCCCGGGGAGATCCTGCCGGCCGACGGACCGGTGGAGATCAACGCCGGGCGGCCGGTGACCACACTGCTGGTGGTCAACACCGGTGACCGGCCGGTGCAGGTCGGCTCGCACTACCACTTCGCCGAGGCCAACCCGGCGCTGGACTTCGACCGGGACGCCGCCTGGGGGCAGCGCCTCGCCGTACCGGCCGGCACCTCGGTGCGATTCGAGCCGGGGGTGAGTCGCCGGGTGGACCTGGTGCCGCTGGGCGGCGCGCGGATCGTGCCGGGCCTGCGCGGCGAGTGCGCCGGAGCACTTGACGAAGGACGGACGGCATGA
- a CDS encoding urease subunit gamma, giving the protein MYLTPHEQDRLLVHVAADVARRRRERGLRLNYPEAVAVITAFLLEGARDGQSVVDLMAAGRTVLSRDDVQDGIPELLREVQVEATFPDGTKLVTVHHPIP; this is encoded by the coding sequence GTGTATCTCACCCCCCACGAGCAGGACCGCCTGCTCGTCCACGTGGCGGCGGACGTCGCCCGGCGTCGCCGCGAGCGCGGCCTGCGCCTGAACTATCCGGAAGCCGTCGCGGTGATCACCGCCTTCCTGCTCGAAGGGGCACGCGACGGGCAGTCCGTGGTGGACCTGATGGCCGCCGGGCGCACCGTGCTCAGCCGCGACGACGTGCAGGACGGCATCCCCGAGTTGCTGAGGGAGGTGCAGGTGGAGGCGACGTTCCCGGACGGCACCAAGCTGGTGACGGTGCACCACCCGATCCCGTGA
- a CDS encoding maleylpyruvate isomerase N-terminal domain-containing protein has translation MGLYELGEVVAERRIAVVTPDDVTSEVVVRFGRPHPDPLPGGDWRCPFQIEGLADGAVDAAYGVDSLQAMLLAVYSVRLLLTEHAERISARLDWLDQPDLGLRVDPGLVPENITTRSAYLATADIAAALLRTPVLAERWTTPSALPHCSTGGLARHLANQITRTAELLDAPPGRTAIDVLAHFTGSAWVTTGAEEEDNTDIRERGERAAAETTASRLAAEVDEFLGRLRRTVPTQPSYRIVDLGDWGLAVDDFLLTRLLELVVHTDDLAVSLGLPTPEMPAAATELTSDLLTRIAAWRHGPLAVVRALSRRERAPETISGL, from the coding sequence GTGGGGTTGTACGAGTTGGGTGAGGTCGTCGCCGAGCGGCGGATCGCAGTGGTCACTCCGGACGATGTCACCTCGGAGGTGGTCGTCCGCTTCGGCAGGCCGCACCCCGACCCGTTGCCGGGCGGTGACTGGCGCTGCCCGTTCCAGATCGAGGGGCTGGCCGACGGTGCGGTCGACGCCGCGTACGGGGTGGACTCCCTCCAGGCGATGCTGCTGGCCGTGTACAGCGTGCGGCTGCTGCTCACCGAACACGCCGAGCGCATCTCGGCCCGACTGGACTGGCTGGACCAGCCGGACCTGGGCCTGCGCGTCGATCCGGGGCTGGTGCCCGAGAACATCACCACCCGGAGCGCCTACCTCGCCACCGCCGACATCGCCGCCGCGCTGCTGCGTACGCCGGTGCTGGCCGAGCGTTGGACGACGCCGAGCGCTCTGCCGCACTGCTCCACCGGCGGGCTGGCCCGGCACCTGGCCAACCAGATCACCCGGACCGCCGAACTGCTCGACGCGCCGCCGGGACGGACCGCGATCGACGTCCTGGCGCACTTCACCGGCAGCGCGTGGGTGACCACCGGTGCCGAGGAGGAAGACAACACCGACATCCGCGAGCGGGGGGAGCGGGCCGCCGCCGAGACCACCGCCAGTCGACTCGCCGCCGAGGTCGACGAGTTCCTGGGCCGGCTGCGCCGCACCGTGCCGACACAGCCCTCGTACCGGATCGTCGACCTCGGCGACTGGGGACTGGCCGTCGACGACTTCCTGCTGACCCGGCTGCTGGAGCTGGTGGTGCACACCGACGATCTGGCGGTCAGCCTGGGCCTGCCGACGCCCGAGATGCCGGCCGCCGCCACCGAACTGACGAGTGACCTGCTCACCCGGATCGCCGCCTGGCGGCACGGTCCGCTCGCGGTGGTGCGGGCACTGTCCCGCCGGGAACGGGCGCCGGAGACGATAAGCGGGCTCTGA
- a CDS encoding urease subunit alpha: MSSVERGRYVALYGPTTGDRIRLADTNLLIEIEQDYCAGGDEAVFGGGKVIRESMGQSRATRAEGALDTVITGAVVLDHWGVVKADVGLRDGRIVALGRAGNPDTMDGVHPDLVIGPATEVIAGNGRILTAGAVDTHVHLICPQLVAEALASGVTTLVGGGTGPAEGTRATTVTPNVWHLARMHEALDTFPVNVLLLGKGNTVSEEALWEQLRAGAGGFKLHEDWGTTPAAIDACLRVADASGVQVSIHTDTLNEAGFVADTLRAIGGRAIHSYHTEGAGGGHAPDIITVAGEPNVLPSSTNPTRPYTRNTLAEHLDMLMVCHHLNPAVPEDLAFAESRIRPSTMAAEDLLHDLGAISIIGSDAQAMGRIGEVVLRTWQSAHVMKARVGALPGDGAADNHRARRYVAKYTICAAMANGLDHEIGSVESGKLADLVLWEPAFFGVRPHLVVKGGLIAYAQMGDANASIPTPQPMLPRPMFGAYGGAAAATSLAFVAPAALEAGLRLDVRRRVVPVTDVRSRGKTDLPENDALPRIEVDPDTFTVRIDGVVVEPDPVAELPMAQRYFLF, encoded by the coding sequence ATGAGCAGCGTCGAGCGGGGCCGCTACGTCGCCCTGTACGGGCCGACCACCGGCGACCGGATCCGGCTGGCCGACACGAACCTGCTCATCGAGATTGAGCAGGATTACTGCGCCGGTGGGGACGAGGCGGTCTTCGGCGGCGGCAAGGTGATTCGTGAGTCGATGGGCCAGTCCCGGGCCACCCGCGCCGAGGGTGCCCTGGACACCGTGATCACCGGTGCGGTCGTCCTCGATCACTGGGGGGTGGTGAAGGCGGACGTCGGGCTGCGCGACGGGCGGATCGTGGCGCTCGGCCGGGCCGGTAACCCGGACACCATGGACGGTGTTCACCCGGACCTGGTGATCGGCCCGGCCACCGAGGTGATCGCCGGCAACGGTCGGATCCTCACCGCCGGGGCGGTCGACACCCACGTGCACCTCATCTGCCCGCAGCTGGTCGCCGAGGCCCTCGCCAGCGGAGTCACCACCCTGGTCGGCGGCGGCACCGGACCGGCCGAGGGCACCCGGGCCACCACCGTCACCCCGAACGTCTGGCACCTGGCCCGGATGCACGAGGCCCTCGACACCTTCCCGGTCAACGTGCTGCTGCTCGGCAAGGGAAACACCGTCTCGGAAGAGGCGCTGTGGGAGCAGCTGCGGGCCGGAGCCGGCGGATTCAAGCTGCACGAGGACTGGGGCACCACCCCGGCGGCGATCGACGCCTGCCTGCGGGTCGCCGACGCCTCCGGCGTGCAGGTCTCCATCCACACCGACACCCTCAACGAGGCCGGGTTCGTCGCCGACACCCTGCGCGCCATCGGCGGCCGGGCGATCCACTCGTACCACACCGAGGGGGCCGGTGGCGGACACGCGCCGGACATCATCACCGTCGCCGGTGAGCCGAACGTGCTGCCGTCGTCGACGAACCCGACCCGCCCGTACACCCGCAACACCCTTGCCGAGCACCTCGACATGCTGATGGTCTGCCACCATCTCAACCCGGCGGTGCCGGAGGACCTGGCGTTCGCCGAGAGCCGCATCCGGCCGTCCACGATGGCCGCCGAGGATCTGCTGCACGACCTAGGCGCGATCTCCATCATCGGCTCCGACGCGCAGGCGATGGGCCGGATCGGGGAGGTCGTGCTGCGTACCTGGCAGAGCGCGCACGTGATGAAGGCCCGGGTGGGCGCCCTGCCCGGGGACGGCGCCGCCGACAACCACCGGGCCCGTCGGTACGTCGCGAAGTACACCATCTGCGCGGCCATGGCGAACGGTCTCGACCACGAGATCGGGTCCGTGGAGTCGGGCAAGCTCGCCGACCTGGTGCTGTGGGAGCCGGCGTTCTTCGGCGTACGACCGCACCTGGTCGTCAAGGGCGGCCTCATCGCGTACGCCCAGATGGGTGACGCGAACGCCTCGATCCCCACCCCACAGCCGATGCTGCCCCGGCCGATGTTCGGCGCGTACGGCGGCGCGGCGGCGGCCACCAGCCTGGCGTTCGTCGCGCCCGCGGCGCTGGAGGCCGGGCTGCGGCTGGACGTACGACGTCGGGTGGTGCCGGTGACCGACGTACGGTCGCGCGGCAAGACCGACCTGCCGGAGAACGACGCCCTGCCACGCATCGAGGTCGACCCGGACACCTTCACGGTCCGGATCGACGGCGTGGTGGTGGAGCCGGATCCGGTTGCCGAACTGCCCATGGCCCAGCGGTACTTCCTGTTCTGA
- a CDS encoding ABC transporter substrate-binding protein, which yields MRFPPALTRAAAVGVAAILAAATLTACGSDTAGNAADNPYNLAQPGVLRAGTLTDAPPNVYLKDGRFTGFDNDLLVAAADRLGLTVEFVGTDFSALLAQVGNRRFDVGSSSITITEARKKTVDFGNGYDFGYFGLDVPAGSTLTSFDELPGKRVVVVQGTVQDDYATGKGLDPVRVPDYNGAINQLKAGTADAWIAPAEIGEKTAADSGGKITVAAKELSPAPTAYAFAKGNDALREALNKALDEVIADGTWTRLQEQYYPGRPIPADFTPGSGDVVAPSASVGAAAPSASAAS from the coding sequence GTGCGATTCCCTCCCGCCCTGACCCGCGCCGCCGCCGTCGGTGTCGCCGCGATCCTCGCCGCCGCCACCCTCACCGCCTGCGGCTCCGACACCGCCGGCAACGCGGCCGACAACCCGTACAACCTGGCGCAGCCAGGTGTGCTGCGGGCCGGCACGCTCACCGACGCCCCACCAAACGTGTACCTGAAGGACGGCAGGTTCACCGGCTTCGACAACGACCTGCTGGTCGCCGCCGCCGACAGGCTCGGCCTGACGGTGGAGTTCGTCGGCACCGACTTCTCCGCCCTGCTCGCCCAGGTCGGCAACCGCAGGTTCGACGTCGGCAGTTCCTCGATCACCATCACCGAGGCACGGAAGAAGACCGTGGACTTCGGCAACGGGTACGACTTCGGCTACTTCGGGCTCGACGTGCCCGCCGGTTCGACGCTGACCAGCTTCGACGAGTTGCCCGGCAAGCGGGTGGTGGTCGTGCAGGGGACCGTCCAGGACGACTACGCCACCGGGAAGGGTCTGGACCCGGTGCGGGTGCCCGACTACAACGGCGCGATCAACCAGCTCAAGGCCGGTACGGCGGACGCGTGGATCGCCCCCGCCGAGATCGGTGAGAAGACCGCCGCAGACAGCGGCGGCAAGATCACCGTGGCTGCGAAGGAACTCAGCCCGGCGCCAACCGCGTACGCCTTCGCCAAGGGCAACGACGCGCTGCGCGAGGCACTGAACAAGGCCCTCGACGAGGTGATCGCCGACGGCACCTGGACCCGGTTGCAGGAGCAGTACTACCCGGGCCGGCCGATCCCGGCCGACTTCACCCCGGGCAGCGGCGACGTGGTGGCACCCTCCGCATCGGTCGGCGCGGCGGCACCGTCGGCGTCGGCCGCTTCCTGA
- a CDS encoding urease accessory protein UreD, whose product MRATARLAARVDRNGRTTLVELRGESPLLLRQVPAPGGGLTVYVVGGAAGPLAGDDLRLDVEVGPGAAVRVHTVAASVALPGRPGAVSRMLVRATVAERATLLWLPEQLVAAAGCAHVADSRVDVAAGGTLHWRDELICGRYGEQPGNVEVNTWVDLDGRPLLRQSLTVGPNAAGWAGPAVLAGAPATGSLLIVDPDRPAEPPAVGATWARLPLAGGPATLWSATAPDAHTLREYLEPETALDTIAASGGRGERGVVRVG is encoded by the coding sequence ATGCGGGCCACCGCCCGGCTGGCGGCCCGCGTCGACAGGAACGGCCGTACCACCCTGGTCGAGCTGCGCGGCGAGAGTCCGCTGCTGCTGCGCCAGGTGCCGGCCCCCGGCGGTGGCCTCACGGTGTACGTCGTCGGCGGCGCGGCCGGGCCGCTGGCCGGCGACGACCTGCGGCTGGATGTCGAGGTCGGCCCCGGTGCGGCGGTACGCGTGCACACCGTGGCCGCCTCGGTGGCCCTGCCCGGCCGCCCCGGCGCGGTGTCCCGGATGCTGGTCCGGGCCACCGTCGCCGAGCGGGCGACCCTGCTCTGGCTGCCCGAGCAACTGGTCGCGGCGGCCGGCTGCGCGCACGTCGCCGACTCGCGGGTGGACGTCGCGGCCGGCGGCACCCTGCACTGGCGGGACGAGCTGATCTGCGGCCGGTATGGCGAGCAGCCCGGCAACGTCGAGGTCAACACGTGGGTGGACCTGGACGGTCGGCCGCTGCTGCGGCAGTCCCTGACGGTCGGGCCGAACGCCGCCGGCTGGGCCGGACCGGCGGTGCTGGCCGGCGCGCCCGCCACCGGCTCGCTGCTGATCGTGGACCCGGACCGCCCGGCGGAGCCGCCCGCCGTGGGCGCCACGTGGGCCCGGCTGCCGCTGGCCGGTGGCCCGGCGACGCTGTGGAGCGCCACCGCGCCGGACGCGCACACCCTGCGGGAGTACCTCGAACCGGAGACCGCTCTGGATACCATCGCTGCTTCGGGCGGGCGAGGGGAGCGTGGGGTTGTACGAGTTGGGTGA